In a single window of the Orbaceae bacterium lpD04 genome:
- a CDS encoding PTS system mannose/fructose/sorbose family transporter subunit IID has protein sequence MSEYKNKLTKSDLINIFLRSNLQQASFNYERIHALGFCFDMIPAIKRLYKNKDDQIAALKRHLVFFNTTPAISGPVIGVTAAMEEAKANGADIDEVTINSIKVGLMGPLAGVGDPLIWGTLRPITAALGASLAITGNIIGPILFFVLFNAVRLALKWFGLQYGFNKGINIVKDMANNILQKLTEGASILGLFIMGVLVTKWTTINTPLIISTTLSPDGTKSVTTLQNILNDLCPGLLALGLTLLMMKLLRKKISPITLIFVLFAMGILGYWLGILV, from the coding sequence ATGAGTGAATATAAAAATAAACTAACAAAGTCAGATTTAATTAACATATTCTTACGATCTAATTTACAGCAAGCCTCGTTTAATTATGAACGGATCCATGCACTTGGCTTTTGCTTTGATATGATACCTGCGATCAAGCGTTTATATAAAAATAAAGATGACCAAATTGCCGCATTAAAACGTCATTTAGTTTTTTTTAATACTACACCTGCGATATCAGGCCCAGTTATCGGAGTGACGGCCGCTATGGAAGAAGCGAAAGCAAATGGCGCTGATATTGATGAAGTTACCATTAATAGTATCAAAGTCGGCCTGATGGGACCTTTAGCGGGTGTTGGCGATCCGTTAATATGGGGTACTTTGCGCCCTATCACCGCGGCACTTGGTGCGTCACTTGCTATAACAGGCAATATTATAGGGCCTATTTTATTTTTCGTTCTCTTTAATGCTGTTCGCTTAGCATTAAAGTGGTTCGGCTTACAATACGGTTTCAATAAAGGGATCAATATTGTTAAGGATATGGCTAATAATATCTTACAAAAACTGACTGAAGGCGCATCCATTTTAGGGCTATTTATTATGGGAGTTTTAGTCACTAAATGGACAACGATCAACACGCCACTGATTATTTCAACTACCTTATCACCCGATGGCACAAAGTCAGTGACTACACTACAAAATATCCTTAATGACCTATGCCCAGGTTTATTAGCGCTTGGTTTAACATTATTGATGATGAAATTATTACGGAAAAAAATAAGCCCCATTACACTCATTTTTGTACTTTTTGCTATGGGAATTTTAGGCTATTGGCTAGGTATCTTAGTTTAA